From the Ignavibacteriales bacterium genome, the window GATAGGTTCATACGAAAATCACATCAGGAAGGAATTCGAGTCAACGGAAGATAAGGATGAAAATAACGCTTCTCTAAACCTGGATCTGAAAAACGTGCAGGGAGACATAAGGCTTCAGCACTCGCTTACAAAATCGTTACAGGGAACGGTGGGAATCGCGTTGAACAATTCAAACAATGAGACGCTGGGTGAGGAGAAATTAATACCGAATTATGATTCGTTCGGGTACGGGCTGTATCTCTCCGAAAAATACGAGCAGAAATATTACACCATATCGGGCGGGATACGGTATGACAATAAAGACCAGAGCATAAAGCAGACGGTATTCGAGGAGGATTCCCTGGGAACACCGACGAAAGTTATTTCACCGAGGGACCTTACATTTAATTCAGTAACGGGATCGTTTGGGGTGGTGGTAAAGCCGGTTGAATTCGTGGATGTGTTTTCGAATGTGGGGAGAGGATGGAGAGCGCCGTCGGAATTCGATCTGTACGCGGACGGCGTACACGAAGGGACGGGAAGATTCGACAGAGGACTGCTGACGGTGGATTCGACACTCACACCTGAGCCGGAGGAATCGCTGAATTTCGACATAGGAGTCCGGGTAAGAAATAAATATGTAACGGGCGAGATCTCTTTTTTCAGGAATACGATAGATAATTTTATTTACCCGTCGCCTACCGGGGAGACCGACCCGGAGAGCAATCTGCCGATATATGACATTAAGCAGGATAAGAGTTCATTTACCGGGATGGAATACAGCGTACAGGTACAGCCGGTTCAATGGATGCTGTTATCGCTCAAGGGGGATCTTGTAAAGACGAACAACGAGGTAACGGATAATCCCCTGCCATTCACTCCGCCTATGAAGAATATCGCGGAAGTGAGATTACAGGAAAAGAATATAGGGAATTTCAGTAATCCGTACGTGAGCTTCACAAGCAAATTCGTCTCGGCACAGAACGACGTAGATCCGCTGGAGTCACCGAGTGAAGCATATACATTGCTATCGGCGGGAGTAGGATTCGATTACCTGCTGGCTAAGTCGATAATATCGGTGGACCTGTCGGTAACGAATTTAGCGGATACTAAGTACGCGGATCATTTGAGCAGGTACAGGTATTATGCAATGAACCCGGGGAGGAGTTTTAATCTGAAGGTAAGTGTACCGTTTGAGTTTTAGGGAATTGCCACGGTGAGATTCTTCGCTTCGCTCAGAATGACAAATCAAGGATGAGTGTACGTTCCAGTTTTAAGGAATTACCAACGAGAGATTCTTCGCTTCGCTCAGAATGACAGAACAAGGGTAAGTGTACCGTTTGAGTTTTAGGGAATTGCCACGGTGAGATTCTTCGCTTCGCTCAGAATGACAAAAAAAAGCCCATTGAAAAATGGGCTTTTGACGTATAAAATTTAATCTATAGAATAATCAGTTGACTAATACATGAACTACCGGGTCTAGATTCCCGCCTGCGCGGGAATGACAAAGAATATTAGTCTCTGTAGGAAATTTTCTTTGGGACGGTGAACTGGCGCATGCCGTCGATAGAACCGAGGTAGCCGAAGCCGCTCTGCTTGATGCCGACCCACGGCGTACCGGAAACCCCTCCGATACCCTGATTTAAACCAATCATACCGGATTCTATCCTGCGCGCAAGCTCTTTTCCTTTTTTCTTGTTCTTAGTCCAGATAGTAGCACCGAGACCGAAAGGAGAATTATTAGCTTTCTGGAGCGCTTCCTCCTCATTCTTAACCTTCTGGATACAGACGACAGGTCCGAAAGTTTCGCGGATCATAATGTCGTGGCTGTCCTTCAGGTTAGTAAGCACAGTCGGCTGGAGGAAATATCCTTTAGTATCTTCGCCGTTCGTACCGCCGTAGAGAACTTTCGCGCCTTTCTTCTTCGCTTCCTCTATCTGGCTGACGACGTGATCTTTCTGGGTTTTATTCACCATAGGACCCATATCGGAATTTTCATCGAAACCGTCACCGACGCGGAATTTCTTCACGCCTTCAAGGATGAGCTTTTCGAATTTATCAGCAATCTTCTCATCAACATAAATACGTTCAACTGAAACGCAAACCTGCCCGGAATTTCTCAATGAGCCGTTAACAGCATAGCCGGCAGCTTTTTTGAGGTCAGCGTCTTTAAGTACGACCATAGGGTCTTTTCCGCCGAGTTCGAGAACGAGACGATTGAGGCGTTTAGATGATGCTTCCATGATCTTTTTACCAACAGCCTGCGAACCTACGAAACCAACCATATCGATATCAGAATTAACTATCTCGTTACCGACTTCACCTGCGCCCTGCAGAAGATTGATAACTCCTTTAGGGAGGTGCCTGTTATAAATTTCGTAAATGGCTTTACCGGTCAGCGGAGTATTTTCGGACGGTTTAAAGACTACCGTATTTCCTGCTAATATAGCGGGAGTAAGAAGAGATTCGGGCATACCAACCGGGAAATTCCACGGAGTAATGATACCAACGACACCAATCGGTGAACGGTGGAGTTCCGTAGTAAGGTCTTCCTCTTTATGAATCTCTGTCTGGTATGCTTCTTCGGCAAGCTTAATATGTTCTTTTATGCCGTAAGATGAGCCGATTGTTTCACCGACGGCAGATTTATACACCTTACCCATTTCCATCGTAACAAGTTTACCAATCTTTTCACGATTTTTATAGAGGTCGTCAGCAATCTTTTTTACAGCAGAGCATCTTTTCTTAAGCGGAGTATTGCTCCATACTTTGAGAGCTTTACGCGCGAGTTTAACTGCAGATGCTATCTCGCCTTTCGATGAGCACTTTATCTTTTCGATTAATTCTCCTGTGGATGGATTAATATCCAGAATGAACTTCTGTTTCATTTTTTCGTCTTATTTATGCTTATAAAAACTTTTTAAAGAAACTGAGGATACCCTGCTTCCAGGCTATCCTGTGAGTTACGCCTGTTCCCTGCTGAATAGTGCCTTTATTATCGAGGTACCACTGATAGGAACGAATAAGCGCTTCGGAATTAGAGTACTGCGGATCCCAACCAAGCTGTGTCTGCGCTTTTTCTATAGATACGAATGAGTCGGTATCGGCTGTACCGTAAATCCATTTATACAACGGGGAAACACCGAGCACTTCAAAAAATCTCAGCGCAGGTTTTACCATCCATGAAGGGGTACGCATAACCCGAGAGCCCGTTCCTGCGTAATCACACATCGCGCCGACGTCTTCTTCAACTGTTTTAAACTCTTTCGCGCCGACATTGAATGTGTCGTTGATCTTTTCGAGAGGAAGAGTTGAAGCAAGAAGGATAGCATCAACCAGGTCTTCGACTTCGAAAAGCTGGTAGCGGTTCTTACCGTTACCGATGATAGGGATCTTAACACCGGACTCAACCCAATCATAGAGGATCTGGAATACGCCGAGACGTGCGATACCGATGAAGCTCTTGGGGCGCAGGATACAAATGGGCAAGCCCTTCGCTCTGTATTCTTCACAAACCTCCTCAGCCTGCACTTTGCTTTCGCCGTAAGGACCAACGCCAATGCGGTTATGGTATTCAAAAAGCGGATGCACGTCGGGCACACCGTAAACCGCCGTCGAGGAAATGTGAATGACGCGATTAACTTTGCTTTTTAGCGCACTGTCGAGAACGTTTCGTGTGCCGTCGACGTTCGTTTCAAAGATATCTTTCTTTTTCCACAGCGGAAGCGCGGCGGCGCAGTGAATAACAACGTCGACGTCCTTCATCATTTCATCCATCTGCTTTTTATCGCGAACGTCGCCATAGATGCAATTGATCTCAGGGTTATATTCACCCTGAGGAAATTCAGCTATATCAAAAAACGTTGTATTTTTCGGGTCGGTGATCCGGTCAATTTTACGAGAGATATGGAAGCCGAGAAAACCGGCTCCACCGGTCACCACTACTTTAAGGTCAGGATTCTTCTCCAATTTAATTCAGATTATTTTTATTTATTAAATTAATTTTTTACCTCACCCCTAATCCCTCTCCTTGTAAAGGAGAGGGGAACAGGAAAATATTCATTTGAATACAAAATAACTCAACTTAAAACTTTGGCAACCCACCCCGTCGCTACGCGCCACCCCTCCGTCGGAGGGGATTATAATCAGTACTTACCGTAAACTTTTACCATACTCTGGCGGACATCACTGAAGCTGTCCCGCAAGAGCGTCCAGATGATATCGGCAACTTTTTCGGGTTTCACCCAAGTTTTAATGTCCTCGTCACTTCCCCACTCACGATTAGCGGGCGTATCCAGAATGCTCGGGATAACAGTATTAGCACGGATATCAGTGCCTTTATTCTCCTCGGCAATAGTATTCATAAGGTTAATTACGCCGGCTTTAGACATAGAATAAGCAAAAACACCGGGCGACGGCTCCAGCGCGGCAATCGCACCAATCGAGATAATGCGTCCATAATTTTTTTCTTTCATACGCTTCAGCACTTCACGAGAAAAATAAAACGTAGACTTGAAATTGAAATCGTACATACTGTCGAGGGTTTTGGTGTCCATTTCATCGATAGTTATCTTGCCATGTATTCCACCGACTGTATTTATCAGGTAATCGATCTGTCCCTCTTCGAGCTTAGAAACGCTGTCGACGAACTCTACCACTGAGGATTCATCGGTAGCATTGCAAACGAAGCTGAAAATGGATTTAATCTCAGGTTCATCCGAACTCTGGGAGCGGTCGAAGACGGAATTAAAATCTTCCATCGAGATGGCCGGCACGTAAACCTTTACGCCGTCGGAAGCGAGCCTATCGACGACACATCTGCCGAGAGCTCCGGTACCGCCTGTTACAATCGCTATTTTTTTATCGCTCATAATTTATACAAGACAAATTTTTCCTAAAACGGTTTTTTTCTCAGCGCCTGACACGAGAGGGAGATTGGCATAGTTGCCGTGAATCGCCTCATTAGCCAGAACCGCAAAGAGAACGGCTTCCTTATTATCGGGATTTATACCATTCAACTCAAGAGGCTTTACCTCTGCCTCAAAGAAATAATCCTTTATCAACCCCATCAGGAATGGGTTATTTGCGCCGCCGCCGCTAACGAGCACTTCGTCGGGCTTGCCATTTATGAACTCTTTCACGTTATAGTGTATCGTGTACGCTGTGTACTGCGTCATCGTTCTAATTACATCCTCATCGGATATACCGTGCGCGACGGAAACGATATATTCGATGAAGCTCTCTCCGTAAAATTCCCTGCCGGTAGATTTCGGCGGTTTACGGTTATAGTAATTATCGAACTTCAAGACATCGTCGAAGAGCTTTTGTTGAATCTTTCCGTCGGAAGCGGTTACGCCGTTTTCGTCGTAAGGTTTATCGTAAAATTCCATCATCAAACGGTCGATGACCATATTACCGGGACCGGAGTCGAACGCCGTAACGGAATCTATCTCCCCGTTTTTTGGAAGAAACGTTACGTTTGCGATGCCGCCGATATTCACAAGGAGACGGTTCTTTGTATCACTTTTAAAAAGAACATAATCAAGAAACGGTACGAGCGGAGCACCTTCACCACCGAGCGCCATGTCCGCAGTACGAAAATCCCCGACGGTTGTGATGCCGGTCTTATTCGCGATGACTGACGGGTCACCTACCTGTAATGTGGATTTGAATTTGTATCCGTGGAGTTCCTCCTCCTGAGGTATATGGTACAACGTCTGTCCATGAGATCCGATCAGATCAACGTCCTTTTTATCTATCCCATTAGCGGAGAGAAAATTATTTATGCTGTCCGCGAAGAGATTTCCTATCAGAGCATTAAGTTTGCATACGTCCGCCACAGTACCAGATTCCTTATTCGAGGCTCTGAGAATATACTGCTTAATATCCTGCGGAATGGGAATGGAGTCAAATTTGGCCACGGAAACCTTAGTATCAGCCTCTGAGCCGATTACCTCAGTTAATGCAATATCCACCGCATCGACCGAAGTTCCGGATAAAACCCCAATAATAAGCTTCTTATCCCTATTTATTAAATCTATGACCTTTTTCATCAAATGTAACAAATATAACTCTAATACGAATTATATTCTATGAAATTTGATTTACATAAGTTTAATATAAACCCTCTGTGAACAAAATATTTAGATTTAGCATAGAAAATATTCCCGATTGTTGTTATTTTGAGCCTAAATATATAACTCAAATAACAAATTAAGAATGGAAGAGTTTAACATCCAACTTAAAAACGACGATGGAATAACGGTAGTCCATGTGGAAGGATTTTTGGATGCCCATACATCAACAGACCTGGAGAAGTGCTTCGAGGACCTTATACGGGATAAGGATTATAGGATCGTGGTCAATTTTGACAAGCTGACCTATATCAGCAGCGCAGGGCTGGGTGTATTTATGGCATTTATAGAAACCATGAGAGACAACAACGGTGACATAAAACTAAGCAATATGAGCGACAAGATATATAATATATTCGACATGCTCGGATTCCCCGTTTTATTTGAGATATATAAAGACGAAAAAGCCGCGCTCGACAAATTTAAAAACGGAAATAAAGATGAAAATGTAAATTGAGACGATCCAGGAGATAATACATTGGGAGGCAATAATCAAATAAAGATTCCAAGCTCTACAAAAAATCTGGCAACGATTCGTAAATTTGTAGAGGATAAAGCGTTGGAGATGGGTTTTGACCCGACACTGACGAACCAGATCGTTTTGTCAGTGGACGAGGCATGCACAAATATTATTAAATATACGCATAAGTTCAACGAGTCAGAGAGCATAGAGCTAAAGATCGATACTAATGGAAAACAAATAAAGATCACCATCAATTATCACGGAGA encodes:
- a CDS encoding aldehyde dehydrogenase — protein: MKQKFILDINPSTGELIEKIKCSSKGEIASAVKLARKALKVWSNTPLKKRCSAVKKIADDLYKNREKIGKLVTMEMGKVYKSAVGETIGSSYGIKEHIKLAEEAYQTEIHKEEDLTTELHRSPIGVVGIITPWNFPVGMPESLLTPAILAGNTVVFKPSENTPLTGKAIYEIYNRHLPKGVINLLQGAGEVGNEIVNSDIDMVGFVGSQAVGKKIMEASSKRLNRLVLELGGKDPMVVLKDADLKKAAGYAVNGSLRNSGQVCVSVERIYVDEKIADKFEKLILEGVKKFRVGDGFDENSDMGPMVNKTQKDHVVSQIEEAKKKGAKVLYGGTNGEDTKGYFLQPTVLTNLKDSHDIMIRETFGPVVCIQKVKNEEEALQKANNSPFGLGATIWTKNKKKGKELARRIESGMIGLNQGIGGVSGTPWVGIKQSGFGYLGSIDGMRQFTVPKKISYRD
- a CDS encoding ATP-binding protein; the encoded protein is MGGNNQIKIPSSTKNLATIRKFVEDKALEMGFDPTLTNQIVLSVDEACTNIIKYTHKFNESESIELKIDTNGKQIKITINYHGDSFDPNNANEPDMEKYFEKFQVGGLGIPLMRKFMNDIVYIHKKPDYNSLILTKVLP
- a CDS encoding NAD-dependent epimerase/dehydratase family protein yields the protein MVTGGAGFLGFHISRKIDRITDPKNTTFFDIAEFPQGEYNPEINCIYGDVRDKKQMDEMMKDVDVVIHCAAALPLWKKKDIFETNVDGTRNVLDSALKSKVNRVIHISSTAVYGVPDVHPLFEYHNRIGVGPYGESKVQAEEVCEEYRAKGLPICILRPKSFIGIARLGVFQILYDWVESGVKIPIIGNGKNRYQLFEVEDLVDAILLASTLPLEKINDTFNVGAKEFKTVEEDVGAMCDYAGTGSRVMRTPSWMVKPALRFFEVLGVSPLYKWIYGTADTDSFVSIEKAQTQLGWDPQYSNSEALIRSYQWYLDNKGTIQQGTGVTHRIAWKQGILSFFKKFL
- a CDS encoding TonB-dependent receptor, which gives rise to MRNAILIILTAFIIYGVTCAVTYTDGYSQTPVNTLKGTVVDDTDEPLTGVALTIQELSLTAKSDEEGKYEFRDIPAGTYHMSMQHNGFTNMSQTVNITAGDNTLNIVMQRTLIETPTIDVTSSFQPTDISNSTYSITSLGPRTITRTREENLARTIQNVPGVNNLSTGSGIGKPVIRGLTSQSVIVVKDGVKHESQQWGDEHAPEVSTYDIDRIEILRGPASLVYGADGIGGVVNVISKPLTFSSGKKPVTYGTLDLNGFSMNQEGEGNLMLGLGWKNFGIKGSLGYSNSGNITTPDGTLTVQTPDGERVIEGGELFNSATKDLQGTLTAGYNGNFGSITGVFESFNREIQIHEDPEEEADATPNQKINTNHFEVKGRFPINGKLQLETIGSYENHIRKEFESTEDKDENNASLNLDLKNVQGDIRLQHSLTKSLQGTVGIALNNSNNETLGEEKLIPNYDSFGYGLYLSEKYEQKYYTISGGIRYDNKDQSIKQTVFEEDSLGTPTKVISPRDLTFNSVTGSFGVVVKPVEFVDVFSNVGRGWRAPSEFDLYADGVHEGTGRFDRGLLTVDSTLTPEPEESLNFDIGVRVRNKYVTGEISFFRNTIDNFIYPSPTGETDPESNLPIYDIKQDKSSFTGMEYSVQVQPVQWMLLSLKGDLVKTNNEVTDNPLPFTPPMKNIAEVRLQEKNIGNFSNPYVSFTSKFVSAQNDVDPLESPSEAYTLLSAGVGFDYLLAKSIISVDLSVTNLADTKYADHLSRYRYYAMNPGRSFNLKVSVPFEF
- a CDS encoding anhydro-N-acetylmuramic acid kinase, giving the protein MKKVIDLINRDKKLIIGVLSGTSVDAVDIALTEVIGSEADTKVSVAKFDSIPIPQDIKQYILRASNKESGTVADVCKLNALIGNLFADSINNFLSANGIDKKDVDLIGSHGQTLYHIPQEEELHGYKFKSTLQVGDPSVIANKTGITTVGDFRTADMALGGEGAPLVPFLDYVLFKSDTKNRLLVNIGGIANVTFLPKNGEIDSVTAFDSGPGNMVIDRLMMEFYDKPYDENGVTASDGKIQQKLFDDVLKFDNYYNRKPPKSTGREFYGESFIEYIVSVAHGISDEDVIRTMTQYTAYTIHYNVKEFINGKPDEVLVSGGGANNPFLMGLIKDYFFEAEVKPLELNGINPDNKEAVLFAVLANEAIHGNYANLPLVSGAEKKTVLGKICLV
- a CDS encoding STAS domain-containing protein, coding for MEEFNIQLKNDDGITVVHVEGFLDAHTSTDLEKCFEDLIRDKDYRIVVNFDKLTYISSAGLGVFMAFIETMRDNNGDIKLSNMSDKIYNIFDMLGFPVLFEIYKDEKAALDKFKNGNKDENVN
- a CDS encoding SDR family NAD(P)-dependent oxidoreductase codes for the protein MSDKKIAIVTGGTGALGRCVVDRLASDGVKVYVPAISMEDFNSVFDRSQSSDEPEIKSIFSFVCNATDESSVVEFVDSVSKLEEGQIDYLINTVGGIHGKITIDEMDTKTLDSMYDFNFKSTFYFSREVLKRMKEKNYGRIISIGAIAALEPSPGVFAYSMSKAGVINLMNTIAEENKGTDIRANTVIPSILDTPANREWGSDEDIKTWVKPEKVADIIWTLLRDSFSDVRQSMVKVYGKY